Genomic DNA from Deltaproteobacteria bacterium:
GAAAGCGAAAAGTGTCATTTTCACTTTCCTCACAAATCTTCGATTTGGGCGCCCTTAAGTGGGCGCATTGATGACTTTTTACAAAGTCATCCTTTATTAGGGTCGTAAAAAGTTCATTCATGGCTTTTTACTTAACGGAAAGCGAAAAGTGTCATTTTCACTTTCCTCACAAATCTTCGATTTGGGCGCCCTTAAGTGGGCGCATTGATGACTTTTTACAAAGTCATCACTTTTTACAAAGTCATCAACTCTAAGAGAGGTAGTGTCTATGGCTAAGGCGAAAATCATCGATGGGAAAGAGATTGCGGCCAGGGTTCTGACAGAGGTCAAAGTCGAGGTGGAGAGGTTCACCGCGTCCGCTGGGCGTCCCCCCGGCCTGGCCGTGGTCCTTGTAGGAGAGAACCCGGCCTCGGCTGTCTACGTTCGCATGAAGGTCAAGGACTGCGGTATTTGCGGTATCCGATCCTTTTCCCACCGTCTGCCGAAGCATGCCGACACGCGGGAGGTCCTCGATCTGATAGATACCCTCAACGGTGATAGCCACGTGGATGGTGTTCTCGTTCAGCTCCCGCTTCCGGATGAGATGGAAACCGCTTCCGTTCTGGACAGGATCGATCCGGCCAAGGATGTGGATGGATTTCATCCCGCTAATGTGGGCCGCCTGGTCCGTGGCGATTCCTCGGTTCTTAAATCATGCACACCCGCCGGGGTGATGCGTATGCTCGATGAGGCCGGGGTCGATCCTGAGGGAAAGCGGGCGGTGGTCATCGGCAGAAGCGATATTGTCGGCAAACCCATGGCGATGCTCCTGCTTCACCGCCACGCTACCGTAACCATCTGTCACTCACGGACGCCGGATCTGGCCGAAATAGTGGGGAAGGCGGATATTCTGGTAGCTGCGGTGGGAAGACCCTTGATGGTGAAAAAGGACTGGATCAAGAAGGGGGCCGCCGTCATTGATGTCGGCATGAACCAGCTTGTCCGGGAGAATGCCCCGGAGGTTTTTATGAGGGATCCCGGGCGGGTCAGGGACTTCGAAAACAAGGGATACACTCTGGTCGGTGACGTGTCGCCGGAGGCGGTGGAAGTGGCGGGATGGTACAGTCCGGTTCCAGGGGGGGTTGGCCCCATGACCCGTGCCATGCTCATGGCAAACACTATCCTGGCGGCCAAGTGGCGACTGGGGCATGGGTATTGAAGTATCGAAGTATCGAGGTATCGAAGTATGGAAGTACTCTGGACTCTGGCCTCTGGACTCTGGACTCCAGCCCTCAGGAACTTTGGATGAGGCTGAGATGAACCGGAACGATCTTCTGGAACTGTTGAGAAAAGTGTCGGCCGGGGATCTGGGTCCCGACTCGGCGCTGGAAGCCCTCGTCGATTTTCCGTCGGCCTGTCTGGGCTACGCGAGAATCGACACCCAGAGGCAGGTGCGCAGGGGTATTCCCGAAACGGTATATGGCGAGGGGAAAACACCAGGTCAGATAGAGGGCATTGTGGAAAAAATGGCCGAATCCGGCTCTCCTGTCCTGGTGACGCGGATCTCGGGTGAGGCAGCGGGAAAGGCTCTGGGCAGATGGCCCGCCGCCGCTTACGATGCCCTATCCCGAACTTTCGTTCTGGGTTCCCTCCCCGGGCAGGATGGTTCTCCTGTAATGGTAATGGCTGCGGGCACATCCGATCTTCCCGTCGCAGAGGAGGCCGCCCGTACGATTTCCTTTCTTGGCAGGGAGGTGATCCGGGCTTACGATGTGGGTGTGTCCGGCCTCCACCGACTGGCATCCTTCAGAAAAGAGATGGAAAGAGCGGGAGTGATCGTGGCTGTTGCGGGTATGGAAGGAGCCCTTCCGTCGGTGGTTGCCGGGCTTGTCTCGGTTCCCGTTATCGGGGTCCCTACCAGCATCGGATACGGTGCATCGTTTGGTGGGATAACCCCCCTGCTGACCATGTTGTCCTCATGCGCCTGCGGCTTGACAGTGGTGAATATCGACAATGGGTATGGAGCCGCGGTGGCGGCCCATTTTATCCTCGGTGCCAGGGATTCGAGGTAGCGAGGGGTCCAGACCCCACTTCGGTGTCCAACGTCCAATGTTGACGGACTCGCAAAAAGTCATAAATGGACTTTTACGGCCCTGTCAATGTACAACGTGGAAAACAGCTGGAACGTTGAACCCGTCTTCATCCTGCGGACTACGCCGCGGCATGCCTGGAACCTTGAACGAGGAACGTTGAACCTGATGAAAGAGATGTCGGCAGAGAAGATCCTCTACATAGACCCGTTCAGCGGTATTTCCGGAGACATGTTCCTCGCCGGGCTCCTTTCACTGGGTCTGCCGCCCCGGGTTCTCAAGGATGCCGTTGATGCCGTCATCCCCGGTGAGATCCGGTACGACATCGGTGACGTATCACGTGGAGGACTGGCCGGAACACGGTGTGAAGTAATCGTTGAAGGAGGTCCAGTCAGACGTTCCCTTGAGGAAATGATCACCCTGGTCCGGGAGGCCCAGCTTCCGGGTGAGATAAGGGCCGGAAGCGCAAGAGTGCTTGAATCACTGGGAAAGGCGGAAGGAAAAGCCCACGGGTCGGGAAGAGCCGTCC
This window encodes:
- the larB gene encoding nickel pincer cofactor biosynthesis protein LarB; amino-acid sequence: MNRNDLLELLRKVSAGDLGPDSALEALVDFPSACLGYARIDTQRQVRRGIPETVYGEGKTPGQIEGIVEKMAESGSPVLVTRISGEAAGKALGRWPAAAYDALSRTFVLGSLPGQDGSPVMVMAAGTSDLPVAEEAARTISFLGREVIRAYDVGVSGLHRLASFRKEMERAGVIVAVAGMEGALPSVVAGLVSVPVIGVPTSIGYGASFGGITPLLTMLSSCACGLTVVNIDNGYGAAVAAHFILGARDSR
- the folD gene encoding bifunctional methylenetetrahydrofolate dehydrogenase/methenyltetrahydrofolate cyclohydrolase FolD → MAKAKIIDGKEIAARVLTEVKVEVERFTASAGRPPGLAVVLVGENPASAVYVRMKVKDCGICGIRSFSHRLPKHADTREVLDLIDTLNGDSHVDGVLVQLPLPDEMETASVLDRIDPAKDVDGFHPANVGRLVRGDSSVLKSCTPAGVMRMLDEAGVDPEGKRAVVIGRSDIVGKPMAMLLLHRHATVTICHSRTPDLAEIVGKADILVAAVGRPLMVKKDWIKKGAAVIDVGMNQLVRENAPEVFMRDPGRVRDFENKGYTLVGDVSPEAVEVAGWYSPVPGGVGPMTRAMLMANTILAAKWRLGHGY